The Desulfovibrio litoralis DSM 11393 genomic interval AAAAGACTTTTTATTATAGGTGGTTATGTCAATGATTATTAACCTTTAAAAGTTTTTTAGGAAAAAGAAAATGGAATATTTAAAAAAAGCAGGCACTTCAGCCGAAGAGTTTAGTAACACGGCTCGTAAAGTTGTAGAAGAAATTTTGGCAGATATTCGTGCTAATGGCGAAGAAGCTGTACGTCAGATTGCTAAAAAGTTTGATAAATGGGATCAGGATTTTGTCCTTTCTCCTGAGAAAAAAGCTAAACTGATTGCAAAGGTTAGCGAAGAGCAAAAAAAAGATATTCGTTTTGCTTATGAGCAAGTTTTAGCTTTTGCCCAAGCACAAAGAGACAGCATTAAAGATTTTGATATTGTTACTCCTGCGGGTGTGCGTGCCGGACAAAAAGTCGTTCCTATGGACGTTGCCGGCTGTTATATTCCCGGTGGACGTTTTGCACATACTTGCTCAGCTTTGATGAGTATTGTTACTGCTAAAGTTGCCGGCGTTCCATTCGTTGTTGCCGCCACTCCTCCTCGTGGCGATAGCATAGACGCTTCTGTCTGTTACGCAATGGATATTGCCGGCGCTGATATTATTTTGGAAATGGGTGGCGTGCAAGCGGTTGCAACCATGGCTTATGGTCTTTTTACAGGAAGAAAAGCCAATATTATCACAGGTCCCGGAAACGCTTATGTTGCTGAATGTAAAGCAATTTTGGCGGGTGAAGGTGTTTGTGGAATTGACTTGTTTGCCGGTCCTTCCGAAATTGCTGTTTTAGCAGACAAAAACGCCGACCCAATGACCGTTGCGATTGACCTTTTATCTCAAGGCGAAC includes:
- the hisD gene encoding histidinol dehydrogenase; the encoded protein is MEYLKKAGTSAEEFSNTARKVVEEILADIRANGEEAVRQIAKKFDKWDQDFVLSPEKKAKLIAKVSEEQKKDIRFAYEQVLAFAQAQRDSIKDFDIVTPAGVRAGQKVVPMDVAGCYIPGGRFAHTCSALMSIVTAKVAGVPFVVAATPPRGDSIDASVCYAMDIAGADIILEMGGVQAVATMAYGLFTGRKANIITGPGNAYVAECKAILAGEGVCGIDLFAGPSEIAVLADKNADPMTVAIDLLSQGEHGTNSPVWLFTDSRELGEKVIEIMPKLIADMPDPATPLKSWEDYGEVILCKDKAEMIKISDTYAPEHLEVLCDDLNWWLANLTSYGSLFMGEMSTVTHGDKCAGPNHILPTKKAAHFSGGLNVHKYLKILTYQEPLTLEACNTVSEYASRLSRLEGMEGHARACDWRLTKLNPNKKWNFPVYVHPKY